The following are encoded in a window of Phragmites australis chromosome 22, lpPhrAust1.1, whole genome shotgun sequence genomic DNA:
- the LOC133905114 gene encoding calcium-transporting ATPase 10, plasma membrane-type-like — MARSSPLDKHTLVKHLRTTFNEVVAVTGDGTNDAPALHEADIGLAMGIAGTEVAKESADVIILDDNFSTIVTVAKWGRSVYINIQKFVQFQLTVNVVALLVNFSSACFTGNAPLTAVQLLWVNMIMDTLGALALATEPPNDDLMKREPVGRTGKFITNVMWRNILGQSFYQFLVMWYLQTQGKNFFGLEGSDADIVLNTIIFNSFVFCQVFNEISSREMERVNVIKGIFKNYVFMAVLTSTVIFQFIMVQFLGEFANTTPLTRFHWLASVLLGLAGMPIAAAVKLIPVGSS, encoded by the exons ATGGCCCGATCATCGCCACTTGACAAGCATACACTTGTGAAGCATTTGCGTACAACATTTAATGAGGTTGTTGCTGTTACTGGTGACGGCACAAATGATGCTCCTGCATTGCATGAAGCAGATATTGGACTTGCAATGGGAATTGCGGGGACTGAG GTGGCAAAAGAGAGTGCTGATGTTATAATTCTGGATGATAACTTCTCTACAATTGTAACTGTTGCCAAGTGGGGACGCTCTGTTTACATCAATATCCAAAAGTTTGTGCAGTTTCAGCTGACTGTCAATGTCGTGGCATTACTAGTTAACTTCTCCTCAGCTTGCTTTACAG GAAATGCACCACTGACAGCTGTTCAACTTCTTTGGGTCAACATGATCATGGACACCCTTGGCGCTCTTGCACTAGCCACGGAACCACCTAATGATGACTTGATGAAGAGAGAGCCAGTAGGAAGAACAGGGAAATTCATTACAAATGTAATGTGGAGGAACATTTTGGGACAGTCTTTCTACCAATTTCTTGTTATGTGGTATCTCCAGACGCAAGGAAAAAACTTTTTTGGGCTTGAAGGCTCTGATGCTGATATTGTGCTAAATACAATAATTTTCAACTCATTCGTCTTCTGCCAG GTGTTCAATGAGATAAGCTCGAGGGAGATGGAGAGGGTCAACGTGATCAAGGGCATCTTTAAGAACTATGTCTTCATGGCCGTCCTCACCAGCACGGTCATCTTCCAGTTCATCATGGTGCAGTTCCTGGGTGAGTTCGCCAACACGACGCCGCTCACCAGGTTCCATTGGCTCGCCAGTGTGCTCCTCGGCCTGGCTGGGATGCCCATCGCCGCCGCAGTCAAGCTGATTCCCGTCGGCTCCTCATGA